A single window of Streptomyces xanthii DNA harbors:
- a CDS encoding alpha/beta fold hydrolase: MPLPALNRTTTTVGVAALALLGGIVIGGTGAVSASPPAEPKVQNTFDSLGADVRAAKLPSGRTAHYTDSGPADGTPVLYIGGTGTSARAVHMTDFLRTTRQNLGLRMITVERNGFGDTAYDPELGRADYAEDVLQVLDRLGVREFKVIAISGGGPYAAEIASRAPERISALHLAAALPPFGAKPAYCALSDEQLSAAVKDQIRDPRVWWAFPADSPVRSIPGFADTAYEEGARTYNQRGQQADPAPQVHEQRLYCERPGPDASKLTAPVFLYHGDKDTTVPASTLATWREQFAPGQVRTRTYADSGHDVQYRHWDQILVDLAGRADRTVVCRDEHTRALPAREADALVGKGKATLGSCAWNG, from the coding sequence GTGCCGCTGCCCGCGCTCAACCGCACCACGACCACCGTCGGCGTCGCCGCCCTCGCCCTCCTCGGCGGGATCGTCATCGGCGGCACCGGCGCGGTGAGCGCGAGCCCCCCGGCCGAGCCGAAGGTGCAGAACACGTTCGACTCCCTCGGCGCCGACGTGCGCGCCGCGAAGCTCCCCTCGGGCCGCACCGCCCACTACACCGACTCGGGCCCGGCCGACGGCACTCCGGTGCTCTACATCGGCGGCACCGGGACCAGCGCCCGGGCCGTCCACATGACCGACTTCCTGCGCACGACCCGGCAGAACCTGGGCCTGCGCATGATCACGGTCGAACGGAACGGCTTCGGCGACACCGCCTACGATCCGGAACTGGGCCGCGCCGACTACGCCGAGGACGTGCTCCAGGTCCTCGACCGGCTCGGCGTAAGGGAGTTCAAGGTGATCGCGATATCCGGCGGCGGCCCGTACGCCGCCGAGATCGCCTCCCGCGCCCCCGAGCGGATCAGCGCCCTGCACCTGGCGGCCGCGCTCCCGCCCTTCGGCGCGAAGCCGGCGTACTGCGCCCTGTCCGACGAGCAGCTCTCCGCCGCCGTGAAGGACCAGATCAGGGACCCGCGGGTGTGGTGGGCCTTCCCCGCCGACAGCCCGGTCCGGTCGATCCCCGGCTTCGCCGACACGGCGTACGAGGAGGGGGCGCGGACCTACAACCAGCGCGGCCAGCAGGCGGATCCGGCGCCGCAGGTGCACGAGCAGCGGCTGTACTGCGAGCGCCCCGGCCCGGACGCGTCGAAGCTGACGGCGCCCGTGTTCCTGTACCACGGCGACAAGGACACCACCGTGCCCGCGAGCACCCTGGCCACGTGGCGCGAGCAGTTCGCCCCCGGCCAGGTGCGGACCCGCACGTACGCGGACTCCGGGCACGACGTCCAGTACCGCCACTGGGACCAGATCCTCGTCGACCTGGCGGGCCGGGCGGACCGGACGGTGGTCTGCCGGGACGAGCACACGCGGGCGCTGCCGGCCCGGGAGGCGGACGCGCTGGTCGGCAAGGGGAAGGCGACGCTGGGCAGTTGCGCCTGGAACGGCTGA